From a region of the Vicia villosa cultivar HV-30 ecotype Madison, WI unplaced genomic scaffold, Vvil1.0 ctg.002932F_1_1, whole genome shotgun sequence genome:
- the LOC131640084 gene encoding uncharacterized protein LOC131640084 → MMMTMKTSPSFCSNSFIFCSSPSTQNSHSFSPFLVKSMATPKTPPPSVSRTVSSKKNSTVFPLGEKPRSAVTAAPSIKLLTRMEQLRLLTKAEKAGLLSAAEKFGLSLSTIEKLGLLSKAEELGVLSAATDPTTPGSLFTLSLVLLVLGPLFVYLVPEDNFGEIGLQVVVALISVVGGSAGFGASSFVSNLQKLK, encoded by the exons ATGATGATGACAATGAAGACCTCACCATCCTTCTGTAGTAACAGTTTCATCTTTTGTTCTTCTCCCTCAACACAAAACTCTCACTCTTTCTCACCTTTTCTGGTCAAATCCATGGCTACTCCCAAAACTCCTCCACCATCTGTTTCTAGAACCGTATCTTCTAAAAAG AATTCAACTGTATTCCCACTCGGTGAAAAACCAAGGAGTGCTGTAACAGCAGCACCATCTATAAAACTTCTCACAAGAATGGAACAACTGAGACTGTTAACGAAAGCCGAGAAAGCGGGGCTATTATCAGCAGCAGAGAAATTCGGGCTATCCCTTTCGACAATAGAGAAACTTGGTCTCCTTTCAAAAGCTGAAGAACTCGGTGTTTTGTCTGCTGCTACTGATCCAACAACACCAGGATCACTCTTCACACTCAGTTTGGTTTTACTTGTTTTAGGACCTTTGTTTGTTTACCTTGTTCCTGAAGATAACTTTGGTGAGATTGGATTACAGGTTGTGGTTGCTTTGATCAGTGTTGTTGGTGGTTCGGCGGGTTTTGGTGCATCAAGTTTTGTGTCTAACTTGCAGAAACTAAAATAA